GAAATTGGGGCTGGTCAAAAATTACGCATTTTGATAAAATCACGCATGTGATACATAATCACGCATGGTTTTAAAAAATGCAAAATGCATATTCTGCCTAATAAAAAATGAAACTTGTACATTGAACGAGTGAATTTAAGTAAGTTGGATATCTTATTAATAGTAAGAAAGTTGCAAGttgattttaaataaaaaattgttAATAATCATGATTTCTACAAATAGGCTTCCAATCGACAAGACTGTTAATTAAGTAGCATATTCAATTTTACTTACCAAATCTTCCCTAACTACCCTATTAAATCAAACTTTTCATACATATTATATAACCACCATTCCATTTTTGGCAAACATAACAACCCTAACTAAGTTACAGCAATGTCGAGTGACCAAGCAAACACAGCAATCAAGGAGCTCCTCTCAAGCCGCAGTTTGATAGAGCTTGCATCTAATCTAAACTCCACTAACAGTATTTTGATGTGCAGAGGAAGGTCCTAGAACAGCAGAAGATGAACCAACAAATCTGGGGAAAGCTACTACAAGAGCCAAAATCTCCGTTGAGGGACGAAGGCATAAACCTCATGATGGATCAGTCATCTGTTGATCACTTGGTTTACTCGTATCTGAAAGATGTAGTGGATATGATGCAAGAGAAGATGGAAACAAGTGAGAAGGAGCTTGAGAAGATATTCAAATCGAAGTAGCTATGCAGTGGTATGTCTGTTTTTGGAATGTCTGTTTTTCGAAACTAGCGTCTTTTGATGATTTTTGGGATGTTATAATGTTGGTATTTGGAAAACTTACAATTGTGGTAGTATTTGGCAATCGGAAATGATATGTGGATATGTTTAGGAATATCGTTAATTTTTACATGTTTGATACGGTTGGCTGGATGTTTCAACAGATAACTAAAACAAAAAGGAAGGTGAAAAAGTTACGCAGGTTAATAGCTCATTTTAACGCTAGTTGAAATATATAAGCTAGCAAAAATCATAACTTTAATAACACTAGTTAGTAGAAAAAAATTTGACTTCTGAATCTTATTTGGTATAAAAAggcataaaaatgaaaaaatgaatGCAatcactcatcatcatcatctttaagCTCTTCCCACTCATCATCATAAAAATGAATGAAAGAAATTCGAAACGATCAGGCTGGGGGAAAAAAGGGTCAGCTGATGTAAACTCCATAGAATGTTATATATAATCACGCATGCTATGAGAAATAACATAAATCACGCAAGTTTGGTGTTAAAATGATGCAAGTTATGTATCAAGATCACAAAACACAGAATGTTATTTAGTAAAAAAGGCATAAAAAATGATGTTCAAATGTATGCAATTGTAGTTCAAAAATCACTCGTCATCATCGTTAACCTCTTCCCATTCAGAATCACTATCATCGGCTTCGTCTACGTCATCATACTCTTCCTCTCCCTCACCAGTTTCTGCCTCCTCATCCTCTTCGTCTAATAAACCAGGATCAGTATCTAACTGAACTGCTCTTCTTTTCTTCCCCTTCTTGTCGGCAGCACTAGCTTTACCCTTTAAAACTTCACAAGTTCGGATATCATGACCTTTGGTATTGCAAACACTGCATGTACAACTTCTCTTGCCTTTTAGACTAATTATCTGTTCTTTTTTTGATTTCATCCGCTTATGTGAACCGCGTCCTTTGTTTCTAATACCGGTTGGCACACGGACTGTAGGCGGAGCATCAGTGCCCGGTTTCTCGTAACCGATTAACCTTGAATATATATCAAACTTAGGGTCGATAGGCTTGGTTATGCGAAGTTCATCAACCATTTCTTTCATCTCCCTCATCTGATCCCTGACTATAACTAGATGATCAAAATCTGTCATCAAATGACCAATAAGATACTCTCCGGTCTGCATTATCTCATACGCAACCTCCTTGGCCTTTTTATTCCCGTCATTATCATCAACTTTTAAATCAAATGTGTTATTTAGATCATTCGGTACCACCTCTTTGGTCCATCTTCTCATAGCATACTTGTTGGGAATTTCTTTCACTTTGAACATCTTGAACACAAAGTATATATGTTTGCACAACAATCCATATTGTTCAAACCTGCGACAACTGCATGATGCAATTACATCCTCCCCCTTCTTGAAGCGAAcctaaataaaaaaattgaaaattaaaaatcaaGGAAAAAGCGCAAGATCTTATGTAATAACGCATGTTAGCTGGTCTAGATACTGTTACCTCTAATAAACCGTCACCGTGCGCTTTCCAATCCTTCATACTTATCTTCAAGAACGGTTCCTAGATTTTAGTCTCCATAGGAAGGCACTCAGACAGTGTTCCATATAACTCTGCCTGTTGATCAGCAAAGATGGACCTGGTGTAAATTTTCATAGCATCATCCTCTAAGGTAGCTTCAGTTATGTTATCTGGGGTTGTGTTTCTAGAAATATGGTCATTTTTCCGATGGTTGAATCTTTGAACGTCCATTGCACCATCAAAATGCTTAAAAAAACTCAACAAGGGTAAGTTGAGAATTCGCCACCTGACAGAAAAAATGGTTTTCGCTCTCTGATCTGGAGATGGTCCGCATGAGCCCAGACATAGGCTCATGACGATAGAAAGCTGGAATCCATGAAGATCTCATGCCAAACATATCGTCAATGCATTTATTCTCGGTTAGACCGTATTCAATCATTATCAATTTCCATTCTCTCTCAAGCGTTTCTGGAGCAATCAAATCAATCCACACTATATCACACATACGTCTTTTGAAGTCTTCATTGTTAGACAACTTGTATCCAACCTATTAAAAAAAAGGATTGGGATGAACAAAAATAAGAAATCTCTATAATTATTCACggtttttgtaataaaaaaaaactgaGTGTATGAAATAATAACGCATGATGAACATTTTGTAAAAGTGCATATAAAAATCAGAAATCTTCATACTTATTACGCAAGTTGTAACAATAATAACGCATATTGAAGTTGAGTCTAACCTTATCGGcaacttttttcattatgtgccacatacaTAATCCGTGCCTGCTCTTATCGAACACTGCCTCAATAGCTTGTTTCATCGCCGGGTCCTGATCAGTGACAACCACCTTCGGTTGCTTACCAAATGAGTCTAAAAATGATTGTAACAACCATTTGTATGATTCAATGCTTTCGGATGCTAGCAACCCGGCTCCAAGCATCACATTCCGACAGTGGTTATCGATACCAGTAAAGGGTACACAAACCATATTATACCTTCAAAATGATGAAATAACttgaataaaaaaacaacaaaattatACAAGAAAAAATTAGAAGTTAAAAAACTATAATTAACACTAACTTGTTGGTTTTGAACGTAGCATCAAACGATATGACATCTCCAAACTCAGCATAGTTACGTTTGCACAAACCATCAGCCCAAAACAGGCCAGACAATCACTTCTTTTCATCAACTGAATGTACAAATGAATAATCAACCATAAACTGCTTTTTATCGGTCAGCCTATTGATAACCGTATCGGCATCCTACTCTCCTATATAGCTATGTATCCTAGCTCTAAAATTCTTGCAGTCGTCTTTAGTTGCACCAACATTTTCAAAACCTCTGTATCTTTGTCTCATTATATTGAAGGCTTTCACTTGCCCAAGATTTAATGTACCAAGCTCCCATATCATCTCTTCTTGTGTTTCAGAAAGATTATGCGCTTGAACAAACTTATCAACCTTATACAACACCCCATCCGTCGAACAAAGCTTAATTTGTGCTTACACAGTTCGAATAGTCGATCAGTTCCTACTTTTATATGGCTTAGACAACTTTAAATAAGGATCAATAAAAGCTTGTGGTTTGTGCCCCTCCTTTGAACACACAAAGTATTTAGTCTTTATAATACCACCACTATGATGTTCACCTCCTTTTCGCGCAGAGAaccctgccttctt
This is a stretch of genomic DNA from Helianthus annuus cultivar XRQ/B chromosome 16, HanXRQr2.0-SUNRISE, whole genome shotgun sequence. It encodes these proteins:
- the LOC110918955 gene encoding protein FAR1-RELATED SEQUENCE 4-like produces the protein MDPHSSNARNANYIEIEDAEVHAVLDAAEHLMNPTSENPVILDAQTNERLYIHEVASSCVPVIGMEFSSIEQAYVFLSDICQEGRVLCAKRRYNMVCVPFTGIDNHCRNVMLGAGLLASESIESYKWLLQSFLDSFGKQPKVVVTDQDPAMKQAIEAVFDKSRHGLCMWHIMKKVADKVGYKLSNNEDFKRRMCDIVWIDLIAPETLEREWKLIMIEYGLTENKCIDDMFGMRSSWIPAFYRHEPMSGLMRTISRSESENHFFCQVANSQLTLVEFF